The following proteins come from a genomic window of Doryrhamphus excisus isolate RoL2022-K1 chromosome 12, RoL_Dexc_1.0, whole genome shotgun sequence:
- the galnt2 gene encoding polypeptide N-acetylgalactosaminyltransferase 2 isoform X1 — MRRKSRILLCFAVLWVLGIAYYFYSGTALGRKDEWDSSDSSIRNKAHNSDDKSLETLPPGKVRWQDFDQDLYVGATVVRPGQDPYARNKFNQVESDKLRMDRAVPDTRHDHCRHKQWKSDLPASSVVITFHNEARSALLRTVVSVLKKSPAHLVKEIILVDDYSDNPEDGALLGKMEKVRVLRNDRREGLMRSRVRGADAATAPVLTFLDSHCECNDHWLEPLLERVAEDKTRVVSPIIDVINMDNFQYVGASADLKGGFDWNLVFKWDYMTLDQRRARQGNPIAPIKTPMIAGGLFVMDKEYFEHLGKYDMMMDVWGGENLEISFRVWQCGGSLEIIPCSRVGHVFRKQHPYTFPGGSGTVFARNTRRAAEVWMDEYKNFYYAAVPSARNVPYGNIQSRLDMKKHLACKPFKWYLENVYPELRVPDHQDIAFGALQQGGNCLDTLGHFADGVVGVYECHNAGGNQEWALTKDKSVKHMDLCLTVVDRAAGSLIKLQGCRENDSRQKWEQIESNSKLRHVGSNLCLDSRSARMGGLTVEVCSPNLSQQWKFTLNLQS; from the exons GATGAGTGGGACTCCAGTGACTCGTCCATACGAAACAAAGCTCACAACTCTGACGACAAATCTCTGGAGACACTTCCACCTG GTAAGGTCCGCTGGCAGGACTTTGACCAGGATCTGTATGTCGGAGCTACGGTGGTTCGGCCGGGTCAGGACCCGTATGCCAGAAATAAGTTCAACCAGGTGGAGAGTGATAAGCTCCGTATGGACAGAGCCGTGCCGGATACCAGACACGACCA TTGCAGACACAAGCAATGGAAGTCAGACCTACCAGCTTCGAGTGTAGTCATCACCTTCCACAATGAAGCCCGTTCCGCCCTGCTGCGCACCGTTGTCAG CGTCTTGAAGAAAAGTCCAGCTCATTTGGTCAAGGAGATCATCTTGGTTGATGACTACAGTGATAATC CTGAGGATGGAGCGCTACTTGGCAAAATGGAGAAAGTCCGCGTGTTGAGAAACGACCGCAGAGAAG GACTGATGCGCTCAAGGGTTCGTGGTGCTGATGCTGCCACTGCACCAGTCCTCACTTTCCTAGACTCACACTGTGAATGTAATGACCACTGGCTCGAGCCACTCCTGGAGAGAGTAGCTGAg GATAAGACCAGAGTGGTATCTCCCATAATTGATGTCATCAACATGGACAACTTCCAGTATGTGGGAGCCTCAGCTGATCTCAAAGGAG gttttgactggaatCTGGTCTTTAAATGGGATTACATGACTCTGGACCAGAGACGAGCAAGACAAGGCAACCCCATCGCCCCCATAAA GACTCCCATGATAGCTGGAGGTCTGTTTGTCATGGATAAGGAATACTTTGAGCATCTTGGGAAGTACGACATGATGATGGATGTTTGGGGAGGAGAAAATTTGG AGATCTCATTTCGTGTGTGGCAGTGCGGCGGAAGTCTGGAAATCATCCCGTGCAGCCGAGTTGGACACGTGTTCAGAAAGCAACACCCGTATACGTTCCCTGGCGGCAGCGGCACTGTCTTTGCAAG GAACACACGGAGAGCTGCTGAGGTGTGGATGGACGAGTACAAAAACTTCTACTACGCTGCAGTCCCCTCGGCGAGAAATGTGCCCTACGGAAA CATACAGAGTCGTTTGGATATGAAGAAGCATTTAGCCTGTAAGCCCTTCAAATGGTACCTGGAGAATGTTTACCCTGAGCTGCG gGTCCCTGATCACCAGGACATTGCCTTTGGAGCATTACAACAAGGAGGAAACTGCCTAGACACCTTGGGCCATTTTGCGGATGGCGTAGTGGGTGTTTATGAGTGCCACAACGCCGGTGGAAACCAG GAATGGGCCCTGACTAAGGATAAGTCAGTCAAACACATGGACCTGTGCTTGACTGTGGTGGACAGAGCGGCCGGCTCCCTCATCAAACTGCAAGGCTGTCGAGAGAACGACAGTAGACAG AAATGGGAGCAGATCGAGTCCAACTCCAAGCTCCGTCACGTAGGCAGCAACCTGTGTCTGGACAGCCGCAGCGCCCGAATGGGGGGTCTTACTGTGGAGGTGTGCAGCCCCAACCTGAGCCAGCAGTGGAAGTTCACCCTCAATTTACAGTCATAG
- the smyd2a gene encoding N-lysine methyltransferase SMYD2-A, with translation MKNEGIDGTERFLSPDRGRGLRALRQFAVGELVFACPAYSYVLTETERGAHCEHCFTRKEDLFKCGKCKQAYYCNVDCQRGDWPMHKLECVAMCAYGENWCPSETVRLVARIIMKQRVTTERTPSERLLLLKEFEAHLDKMDSEKEEMNQTDVAALRHFYSKHIGDLPNEHALTELFAQVNCNGFTIEDEELSHLGSAVFPDVALMNHSCSPNVIVTYKGTVAEVRAVKEISPGEEIFNSYIDLLYPTEDRMERLLDSYFFTCQCTECTTKSKDKEKMEVRKLSSGAPEPEEIRSMVRYAKNVIEEFRRAKHYKSPSELLEMCELSQEKMGAIFADTNVYMLHMMYQSMGVCLYMQDWDGAMNYGEKIVHPYSVHYPAYSLNVASMYLKLGRLYLGLEKKTQGVKALKKALAIMEVAHGKDHHYVAEVKREIEEQK, from the exons ATGAAAAATGAAGGTATAGATGGGACAGAGCGGTTTCTTAGCCCAGACAGGGGTCGAGGCCTCCGGGCGTTGAGGCAGTTCGCGGTGGGAGAGTTGGTGTTCGCTTGCCCAGCTTACTCGTACGTGCTGACGGAGACGGAGAGAGGAGCGCACTGCGAGCACTGCTTCACCAG GAAAGAAGATCTATTTAAATGTGGCAAATGTAAGCAGGCCTACTACTGCAATGTTGACTGTCAG AGAGGTGATTGGCCCATGCACAAACTGGAGTGTGTTGCCATGTGTGCCTACGGGGAGAACTGGTGTCCATCGGAGACGGTCAGACTAGTGGCCAGAATCATCATGAAACAG CGAGTCACCACAGAGCGCACACCCTCAGAAAGACTACTGCTGCTGAAGGAGTTTGAAGCAC ATTTAGATAAAATGGACAGTGAGAAGGAGGAAATGAACCAGACAGACGTCGCTGCACTGCGCCACTTCTACTCCAAACATATCGGCGACCTCCCAAATGAACACGCACTCACTGAGCTCTTTGCACAG GTTAACTGCAATGGCTTCACCATAGAAGATGAGGAGCTCTCACATCTGGGATCAGCTGTTTTTCCCGA TGTAGCACTGATGAACCACAGCTGCAGTCCAAATGTCATTGTAACCTACAAAGGCACAGTGGCTGAGGTCAGAGCAGTGAAGGAGATCAGCCCCGGAGAGGAG ATCTTCAACAGTTACATCGACCTGCTCTACCCCACAGAGGACCGCATGGAACGGTTGTTAGACTCCTACTTCTTCACGTGCCAGTGTACAGAGTGCACCACCAAGTCCAAG GACAAAGAAAAGATGGAAGTTCGGAAGCTTAGCTCCGGAGCACCAGAGCCAGAAGAAATCCGATCCATGGTCCGTTATGCCAAGAATGTCATTGAGGAGTTCAGAAGAGCGAAACATTACAAGA GCCCGAGCGAGCTGCTGGAGATGTGTGAACTCAGCCAGGAGAAGATGGGTGCCATATTTGCAGATACCAACGTCTACATGCTGCACATGATGTATCAGTCCATGGGTGTCTGTCTCTACATGCAGGACTGGGACGGAGCTATGAACTATGGAGAGAAGATTGTTCACCCATACAG TGTGCACTATCCGGCCTACTCCCTAAATGTGGCGTCCATGTATCTGAAACTGGGCCGCTTGTATTTGGGGCTGGAAAAGAAGACACAAGGAGTCAAAGCACTAAAGAAG GCGTTGGCCATCATGGAGGTAGCTCATGGCAAAGATCACCATTATGTCGCAGAAGTCAAACGAGAAATTGAAGAGCAGAAGTGA
- the galnt2 gene encoding polypeptide N-acetylgalactosaminyltransferase 2 isoform X2, giving the protein MRRKSRILLCFAVLWVLGIAYYFYSGTALGRKDEWDSSDSSIRNKAHNSDDKSLETLPPGKVRWQDFDQDLYVGATVVRPGQDPYARNKFNQVESDKLRMDRAVPDTRHDHCRHKQWKSDLPASSVVITFHNEARSALLRTVVSVLKKSPAHLVKEIILVDDYSDNPEDGALLGKMEKVRVLRNDRREGLMRSRVRGADAATAPVLTFLDSHCECNDHWLEPLLERVAEDKTRVVSPIIDVINMDNFQYVGASADLKGGFDWNLVFKWDYMTLDQRRARQGNPIAPIKTPMIAGGLFVMDKEYFEHLGKYDMMMDVWGGENLEISFRVWQCGGSLEIIPCSRVGHVFRKQHPYTFPGGSGTVFARNTRRAAEVWMDEYKNFYYAAVPSARNVPYGNIQSRLDMKKHLACKPFKWYLENVYPELRVPDHQDIAFGALQQGGNCLDTLGHFADGVVGVYECHNAGGNQVVLPRQHTQEWALTKDKSVKHMDLCLTVVDRAAGSLIKLQGCRENDSRQKWEQIESNSKLRHVGSNLCLDSRSARMGGLTVEVCSPNLSQQWKFTLNLQS; this is encoded by the exons GATGAGTGGGACTCCAGTGACTCGTCCATACGAAACAAAGCTCACAACTCTGACGACAAATCTCTGGAGACACTTCCACCTG GTAAGGTCCGCTGGCAGGACTTTGACCAGGATCTGTATGTCGGAGCTACGGTGGTTCGGCCGGGTCAGGACCCGTATGCCAGAAATAAGTTCAACCAGGTGGAGAGTGATAAGCTCCGTATGGACAGAGCCGTGCCGGATACCAGACACGACCA TTGCAGACACAAGCAATGGAAGTCAGACCTACCAGCTTCGAGTGTAGTCATCACCTTCCACAATGAAGCCCGTTCCGCCCTGCTGCGCACCGTTGTCAG CGTCTTGAAGAAAAGTCCAGCTCATTTGGTCAAGGAGATCATCTTGGTTGATGACTACAGTGATAATC CTGAGGATGGAGCGCTACTTGGCAAAATGGAGAAAGTCCGCGTGTTGAGAAACGACCGCAGAGAAG GACTGATGCGCTCAAGGGTTCGTGGTGCTGATGCTGCCACTGCACCAGTCCTCACTTTCCTAGACTCACACTGTGAATGTAATGACCACTGGCTCGAGCCACTCCTGGAGAGAGTAGCTGAg GATAAGACCAGAGTGGTATCTCCCATAATTGATGTCATCAACATGGACAACTTCCAGTATGTGGGAGCCTCAGCTGATCTCAAAGGAG gttttgactggaatCTGGTCTTTAAATGGGATTACATGACTCTGGACCAGAGACGAGCAAGACAAGGCAACCCCATCGCCCCCATAAA GACTCCCATGATAGCTGGAGGTCTGTTTGTCATGGATAAGGAATACTTTGAGCATCTTGGGAAGTACGACATGATGATGGATGTTTGGGGAGGAGAAAATTTGG AGATCTCATTTCGTGTGTGGCAGTGCGGCGGAAGTCTGGAAATCATCCCGTGCAGCCGAGTTGGACACGTGTTCAGAAAGCAACACCCGTATACGTTCCCTGGCGGCAGCGGCACTGTCTTTGCAAG GAACACACGGAGAGCTGCTGAGGTGTGGATGGACGAGTACAAAAACTTCTACTACGCTGCAGTCCCCTCGGCGAGAAATGTGCCCTACGGAAA CATACAGAGTCGTTTGGATATGAAGAAGCATTTAGCCTGTAAGCCCTTCAAATGGTACCTGGAGAATGTTTACCCTGAGCTGCG gGTCCCTGATCACCAGGACATTGCCTTTGGAGCATTACAACAAGGAGGAAACTGCCTAGACACCTTGGGCCATTTTGCGGATGGCGTAGTGGGTGTTTATGAGTGCCACAACGCCGGTGGAAACCAGGTAGTGTTACCACGACAACACACACAG GAATGGGCCCTGACTAAGGATAAGTCAGTCAAACACATGGACCTGTGCTTGACTGTGGTGGACAGAGCGGCCGGCTCCCTCATCAAACTGCAAGGCTGTCGAGAGAACGACAGTAGACAG AAATGGGAGCAGATCGAGTCCAACTCCAAGCTCCGTCACGTAGGCAGCAACCTGTGTCTGGACAGCCGCAGCGCCCGAATGGGGGGTCTTACTGTGGAGGTGTGCAGCCCCAACCTGAGCCAGCAGTGGAAGTTCACCCTCAATTTACAGTCATAG